The Fundidesulfovibrio terrae genomic sequence GCAGCATCGTCAGGTCCACGGGCGAGACGCTCTCGCACAGCCGGGACGTGGCCACCATGTATACCGAGGCCGAGGACACGGCCCCGAGCATCATGGCGTCGCCCGCGTTGACCGGGCCGCCTCCTCCGCCCACCAGGAGGACCACTCCCGCAAGCGAGGCGGCCACTCCGGCCACGCTGCGCGTTCCGGGAAAGACGCGCGAGGCCAGGCTGGACAGGGCCAGCACCATCATGGGGATGGCCGCCGCGATGAGCGAGGCGTTGGTGGCCGTGGTCAGGCGCAACCCCAGGATCTCCAGGGCGAAGTAGCAGCCGGGAAAGAGAATGCAGATGGCCAGCACCTTGGCGTGGCCGGTGAGCGAGAGCCGGGGCAGGCCCCGGCGCGCGGCCAGGGGCAGGAGCAGCACGAAGGCCAGGGCGAAGCGCAAAAAGAGCACCGCGAAGGGAGAGAGGCTTTGCAGGGCTATCTTGGAGGCGGTGAAGGAAAGTCCCCAGAACAGGACGCTGGCGCAAAGGGCCAGATAGGCTGGCAGGTAGGCAGCGGAGCGGCCGCGAAGCATGGCGTGATCCCCCTGGATGAGTGGTGGTTGCGGCCGCCGGTCGGCGGCGCGGGGGCAGGGATAGCCCGGCGCAGGGGGGATTTCTTGGACGAAATTGCGCAAAGGGTGGGCAAGGGAGGGCTGGCGACTTGCTCACTTTCATGCAAACTTAGTAAGTTAAATTCTAAAAAGAATCGTCTTATTAGAAGAGTATTTGTTAATCACATGTTCCGTCGCGAAAAAAAGGAATCCAAACTTTTCTCATATACGGTGTTCCGAATACATCGCTATGCTCAGACAAGCATTCAATTCTTTCGGACAAAAAGTGAAATTTTTTGTCGAATCCATCGAGTCCGGCAGAACCAATGAAAGGAAGAAAACGCGCTATTTTTAGAGGCCAATCTTCACCACAAATTATACTTAAAATACGGCCGCATCTAGATGAAACACGAGACCAGTCGAAGTCCCTGCGCATCGCAGCGCTCAGTAGCAAGATTCTGTCAAATTCTATTCCTGGAAATCTAGTCAATGCTTTTGATACAATATAGGTGCCGAAACTATGGGCCACAACAGCAATTTGTGGTTTGACCGCAAATCTAGAAATAGTGTTGTTGTAAAACTGATGAAATTGCCCGACCCACTTCCTTCTAGAAAAAGGGTCTATTATGCCGAGCCTCGCGTCGCCATAATCCCACGGCATATACAAAAACCTATGCCCGTCTGTGGCGAACGTTAACTCGAAGCCCAGATCGTTTTTCCATGTGCCGCGAGTGTTGATCCCGTGTACTGCGAAAACGAGGATGTCTGGCCGTTCAGATGCATATTTAGATGTGAAGCTGTCAACCGCTTTGGCTGCTAGAGCAATATTTTTTGTTTCTTGGTTTCCGATAACTAAATCTGTAGGCATGCGGTCCAAGAGTACGTCGCCGCATATCTCCATAATTGTATCGGAAAGTTTCGAGCCAAGAATGTCAAAAAACATCGATAGTTCAGTTGTTGAAAGTAATGCGGTGAGAATTCGCACAACCTCTCGGAAGACAGGTTTCTTGAGAATTGTTGAAAAAAGAGGTTTCGCATCAATTTCGGTGTTAACGCCAGGATTATGTATTTGTTCTTTTAAGTATAAGGCGGCATGTGTTTCATGGGCCGTTAAGTGGAAGAACCTGAGGCGGTCATGCTCCTGTATAAGCATGCCGGAGTCGAGAAGAATATTGATAAGTAGCTCAACGTCACTTTTATTTGCTACAAATTCCTGGCATATTTTTGTTGCTTCTTCATGAGGGATAAGGCGATCTCCGTTCATTAACATTTTGTATGCAAGTGCACTGAGGGCGCTTTCGACTGTTTTTGGATCAATTCTCGCCGGGATGAGTGATTTTGTGTGGTCACGCCAAGTGGAGTATCTTAGCATCTCAGAAAACAAGTATTGCCTCGTGCCAACTCCATATTTGTGAGCGTTCCTGATTGTTATTAAGAACAAAGGGTGCCTTGCTAAGTTCATGAGTTTTTTGTCCGATTCAATAGATGCAAGCAGCCGTTCATGGTCGGGTACTTCTTGTAAGAAACGAACAATCTGTTCGTTTGTTAGGAGTGGGATTTCTGCTGATTGCCATCCACGAGTAGTGAGCAAGTGGGTATTGTACCCGTGACGAGAGGTGATAATAATTATGCTGTCAGTGTATTTTGAGTCGATACCAAGTATTTCGCGCATTGCTTTGTCAGAGAAGAGTGGTGTCAACTCGTCAAAGCCGTCAAATAAAAACAGCAAG encodes the following:
- a CDS encoding DMT family transporter, which produces MLRGRSAAYLPAYLALCASVLFWGLSFTASKIALQSLSPFAVLFLRFALAFVLLLPLAARRGLPRLSLTGHAKVLAICILFPGCYFALEILGLRLTTATNASLIAAAIPMMVLALSSLASRVFPGTRSVAGVAASLAGVVLLVGGGGGPVNAGDAMMLGAVSSASVYMVATSRLCESVSPVDLTMLQMFWGAVFFLPFFLSDVPRWDAVPLAALAAVAGLGIFATVGAFLAYNFALSRVPAATAALFINAVPVVAVAGAALVLGESVGIGQMAGGGLILASVYASARPGA
- a CDS encoding NACHT domain-containing protein, which produces MDETPDLHKYVVAVGKYYSSGTRPYQNLPGYPTFENLIGLSQDQIFQPCTRLVLLGGPGTGKTTSLDMLAYEAVKKHGIIPIFVSLRNYSSSLSDLLDASIARFESNLNFDILSTKTAPNSLLFLFDGFDELTPLFSDKAMREILGIDSKYTDSIIIITSRHGYNTHLLTTRGWQSAEIPLLTNEQIVRFLQEVPDHERLLASIESDKKLMNLARHPLFLITIRNAHKYGVGTRQYLFSEMLRYSTWRDHTKSLIPARIDPKTVESALSALAYKMLMNGDRLIPHEEATKICQEFVANKSDVELLINILLDSGMLIQEHDRLRFFHLTAHETHAALYLKEQIHNPGVNTEIDAKPLFSTILKKPVFREVVRILTALLSTTELSMFFDILGSKLSDTIMEICGDVLLDRMPTDLVIGNQETKNIALAAKAVDSFTSKYASERPDILVFAVHGINTRGTWKNDLGFELTFATDGHRFLYMPWDYGDARLGIIDPFSRRKWVGQFHQFYNNTISRFAVKPQIAVVAHSFGTYIVSKALTRFPGIEFDRILLLSAAMRRDFDWSRVSSRCGRILSIICGEDWPLKIARFLPFIGSAGLDGFDKKFHFLSERIECLSEHSDVFGTPYMRKVWIPFFRDGTCD